In a single window of the Myxococcus guangdongensis genome:
- a CDS encoding DMT family transporter: MSSRWVLPVRYRGTPLLVFASVLFAVMALCTRLLAGRLSPGQVASGRFAIGLLFLALFFPLTRRRPRFGRVHLWALRGIFGGAAVYLYFVALDRLSVGPAVLLNACWPIYAAIIGWLFLGERVTGALLAGLVLTTVGAGLVMWSTVAQDVSLTLGLGAWAGMASAVLGGAAVVVIRALRHETDAATVFLSFCLFGLLFSLPFALADWRPLGWDVVLPLLGVGVSSVVAQMAFTYALGYVTAVAGGVATQSTPVFSWVLAALLLDEAVSPLAVTGALVCMVGVLWGTGVLERLRAPQSRPAP; this comes from the coding sequence ATGTCCTCCCGCTGGGTCCTCCCCGTGCGCTACCGCGGCACGCCGCTGCTCGTCTTCGCGAGCGTGCTGTTCGCGGTGATGGCGTTGTGCACCCGCCTGCTCGCCGGCCGCCTGTCCCCGGGCCAGGTGGCGTCCGGGCGCTTCGCCATCGGCCTGCTGTTCCTCGCGTTGTTCTTCCCGCTGACGCGGCGCAGGCCCCGCTTCGGGCGGGTGCACCTGTGGGCGCTGCGCGGCATCTTCGGCGGCGCGGCCGTCTACCTCTACTTCGTCGCGCTGGACCGGCTGTCGGTGGGGCCCGCGGTGCTGCTCAACGCGTGCTGGCCCATCTACGCGGCCATCATCGGCTGGCTGTTCCTGGGCGAGCGCGTGACGGGGGCGCTGCTCGCGGGGCTCGTGCTCACCACGGTGGGCGCGGGGCTCGTCATGTGGAGCACGGTGGCCCAGGACGTCTCGCTGACGCTGGGGCTGGGCGCGTGGGCGGGCATGGCGTCGGCCGTGCTGGGCGGCGCGGCCGTGGTGGTGATACGCGCGCTGCGGCACGAGACGGACGCGGCCACGGTGTTCCTCTCCTTCTGTCTGTTCGGCCTGCTCTTCAGCCTGCCCTTCGCGCTCGCGGACTGGAGGCCGCTCGGCTGGGATGTCGTGCTTCCGCTGCTGGGCGTGGGCGTTTCCTCCGTGGTGGCGCAGATGGCCTTCACGTATGCCCTGGGCTACGTCACTGCGGTGGCCGGCGGGGTCGCCACCCAGTCGACGCCGGTCTTCTCGTGGGTGCTCGCGGCGCTGCTGCTGGATGAAGCCGTGTCCCCCCTGGCCGTGACGGGCGCCCTGGTGTGCATGGTGGGCGTCCTGTGGGGAACGGGCGTGCTGGAGCGCCTGCGCGCCCCGCAGTCGAGGCCCGCGCCCTGA
- a CDS encoding choice-of-anchor D domain-containing protein yields MRRLFWVAWVAVALVVGTGCERPSSQRAKSAFVVRPETIDFGPAALGRTKSFKLKVTNGGRASYRVEGALSSIPNVTVPPFEPFTLGAGAEREIEVHFKPDVEGTVQGSLELITDADAQGQVPVSGRGVKAFVEVPLTELDFGNVAMGFVEMRQVTVKNPSDVETPLGVSVQGVDADQFTAEHGEAPTLAPGEERVLSVAFAPRRLGAAAAELHVAVCEGCEPAVVPLKGMGVASKLEVTPLRLDFGRVALGASAEQSITVRNQGTESLRWSGVELQLNPGGVYRVVSAPVLSGGLLAAGASVEVRVAFTPVVLGRAGEGRIEVGVREQGSAAPGPKVSLAGEGGTSCVAVKPRDLDFGVVAEGMTATRPVEVINRCRDSVLVNNLNLTTAQGGYFTLAQAPASVTVPAGQSAFVGITFSPRVGAAGKSEGQLAVSVRAGSTTSTEGVTLKGEGRAFKPCQYTLPQQLKFGKVPVGAEVGLGVTLRNTGTEACYLASMQLVAGSDASFLAQAVPNHVLEPGQKATLVVRFKPEDEGPFEGLAEAWVNHPTLGHPLVSLVGEGVKGCFALQPTTVDFGVTKLSCGPRTRELVAINECIGPVKVAGMTLEQAGEEFSVESANAFPSAIAAGGRVKLTARYTPTDDGDDAAAVRFRLEDGSEYTAGLLGRGVTKAEQTDRFFQESKAKVDVLFVVDNSGSMMEEQQSLGQNFAAFLSAASAAAVDYRIGVTTTGLDESPGGWSECPGGAQGGENGRLFPVDGSRPRIITPDTPNAAAVFADNTRVGVCHWNEQGLDAAHRALSDPLLYNLDDSRTPQPNDGNGGFLREDAKLAIIFLSDEEDFSSQPVSFYETYFLALKGNDKAKLSINAIVGPMDLATCPTSSSAGSRYIQLANTTGGVVESICTPNWAASLEKLSNSAFGPNRKFPLSEEPADTTRIVVHVDGVQVLSGWEYDARTNSIIFDRDSAPAPGSLVEVTYPLGCN; encoded by the coding sequence ATGAGACGTCTGTTTTGGGTGGCGTGGGTGGCGGTGGCGTTGGTGGTGGGGACGGGCTGTGAGCGCCCGTCGTCCCAGCGGGCGAAGAGCGCCTTCGTGGTGCGCCCCGAGACCATCGACTTCGGCCCCGCCGCGCTGGGCCGCACCAAGAGCTTCAAGCTGAAGGTGACCAACGGTGGCCGGGCGTCGTACCGCGTGGAGGGCGCCCTCTCCAGCATCCCCAACGTCACGGTGCCCCCGTTCGAGCCCTTCACGCTGGGGGCCGGCGCGGAGCGCGAAATCGAGGTGCACTTCAAGCCCGACGTGGAGGGCACGGTGCAGGGCTCGCTGGAGCTCATCACGGACGCGGACGCCCAGGGCCAGGTGCCGGTGTCCGGGCGGGGCGTGAAGGCCTTCGTGGAGGTGCCGCTGACGGAGCTGGACTTCGGCAACGTGGCCATGGGCTTCGTGGAGATGCGCCAGGTGACGGTGAAGAACCCCTCCGACGTGGAGACGCCGCTGGGGGTGTCGGTGCAGGGCGTGGACGCGGACCAGTTCACCGCGGAGCATGGCGAGGCGCCCACGCTGGCGCCGGGTGAGGAGCGGGTGTTGTCGGTGGCCTTCGCGCCCCGGCGGCTGGGCGCGGCCGCGGCGGAGCTGCACGTCGCCGTGTGCGAGGGGTGCGAGCCGGCGGTGGTGCCGCTCAAGGGCATGGGCGTGGCGTCCAAGCTGGAGGTGACGCCGCTGCGGTTGGACTTCGGGCGCGTGGCGCTGGGGGCCAGCGCGGAGCAGTCCATCACCGTGCGCAACCAGGGCACCGAGTCCTTGCGCTGGTCCGGCGTGGAGCTGCAGCTCAACCCGGGCGGCGTGTACCGCGTGGTGAGCGCGCCGGTGCTCAGCGGCGGCCTGCTGGCGGCGGGCGCGAGCGTGGAGGTGCGCGTGGCCTTCACCCCGGTGGTGCTGGGGCGCGCGGGTGAGGGGCGCATCGAGGTGGGCGTGCGCGAGCAGGGCTCCGCCGCGCCCGGGCCCAAGGTGTCGCTCGCGGGCGAGGGCGGCACGTCGTGCGTGGCGGTGAAGCCGCGTGACCTGGACTTCGGCGTGGTGGCCGAGGGCATGACGGCGACGCGGCCGGTGGAGGTCATCAACCGCTGCCGTGACAGCGTGCTCGTCAACAACCTGAACCTGACGACGGCGCAGGGCGGCTACTTCACCCTGGCGCAGGCGCCGGCCAGCGTGACGGTGCCGGCGGGCCAGTCGGCCTTCGTGGGCATCACCTTCAGCCCGCGCGTGGGCGCCGCGGGCAAGAGCGAGGGGCAGCTCGCGGTGAGCGTGCGCGCGGGGAGCACCACGTCCACGGAGGGCGTGACGCTGAAGGGCGAGGGCCGCGCCTTCAAGCCGTGCCAGTACACGCTGCCGCAGCAGCTGAAGTTCGGGAAGGTGCCGGTGGGCGCGGAGGTGGGGCTGGGGGTGACCCTGCGCAACACGGGCACGGAGGCGTGCTACCTGGCGTCCATGCAGCTGGTGGCGGGCTCCGACGCGTCCTTCCTCGCGCAGGCGGTGCCCAACCACGTGCTCGAGCCGGGCCAGAAGGCGACGCTGGTGGTGCGCTTCAAGCCGGAGGACGAGGGGCCCTTCGAGGGGCTCGCGGAGGCGTGGGTGAACCACCCGACGCTGGGCCACCCGCTGGTGTCGCTCGTGGGCGAGGGCGTGAAGGGCTGCTTCGCGCTGCAGCCGACGACGGTGGACTTCGGCGTCACCAAGCTGTCGTGCGGTCCGCGCACGCGGGAGTTGGTCGCCATCAACGAGTGCATCGGCCCGGTGAAGGTGGCCGGGATGACGCTGGAGCAGGCGGGCGAGGAGTTCTCGGTGGAGTCGGCGAACGCGTTCCCCTCCGCGATTGCGGCGGGCGGGCGGGTGAAGCTGACGGCGCGCTACACGCCGACGGACGACGGCGACGACGCGGCGGCGGTGCGCTTCCGGCTGGAGGATGGCAGCGAGTACACGGCGGGCCTGCTGGGCCGGGGCGTGACGAAGGCGGAGCAGACGGACCGCTTCTTCCAGGAGTCGAAGGCGAAGGTGGACGTGCTCTTCGTGGTGGATAACTCGGGCTCGATGATGGAGGAGCAGCAGAGCCTGGGGCAGAACTTCGCGGCCTTCCTGAGCGCGGCGAGCGCGGCGGCGGTGGACTACCGCATTGGCGTCACCACGACGGGCCTGGACGAGTCCCCGGGCGGCTGGTCCGAGTGCCCGGGCGGCGCGCAGGGCGGCGAGAACGGGCGCCTGTTCCCCGTGGACGGCTCGCGCCCCCGCATCATCACGCCGGACACGCCCAACGCGGCCGCGGTGTTCGCGGACAACACCCGCGTGGGCGTGTGTCACTGGAACGAGCAGGGCCTGGACGCGGCGCACCGCGCCCTGTCGGACCCGCTGCTCTACAACCTGGATGACAGCCGCACGCCGCAGCCCAACGACGGCAACGGCGGGTTCCTGCGCGAGGACGCGAAGCTGGCCATCATCTTCCTGTCGGACGAGGAGGACTTCAGCTCGCAGCCGGTGTCCTTCTACGAGACGTACTTCCTGGCGCTGAAGGGCAACGACAAGGCGAAGCTCAGCATCAACGCGATTGTCGGCCCCATGGACCTGGCCACCTGCCCGACGTCGAGCAGCGCCGGCAGCCGCTACATCCAGCTGGCGAACACGACGGGCGGCGTGGTGGAGAGCATCTGCACGCCCAACTGGGCCGCGTCCCTGGAGAAGCTCTCCAACAGCGCCTTCGGCCCCAACCGCAAGTTCCCGCTGTCCGAGGAGCCCGCGGACACCACGCGAATCGTCGTCCACGTGGACGGCGTGCAGGTGCTGTCGGGCTGGGAGTACGACGCGCGCACCAACAGCATCATCTTCGACCGGGACTCCGCTCCCGCGCCGGGTTCGCTGGTGGAGGTGACGTACCCGCTGGGCTGCAACTAG
- a CDS encoding metallophosphoesterase has product MPEPLLVAALGDVHGRFHRVETWLDALEQSRGRPVSMVLAVGDVEAFRRADDHRRKAAKRTMPAEFAEYADGVRRVKRPLYFIGGNNEDFEALHDFQDGGELAPGVTYLGRAGVRELSGLRVGFLSGIHAPRFIDQPLKRPVTQDLMKQAGYFRAAEVDRVMLLRDVDLMLVHEWPRGIVQRAREENPSPPRPLPSYWIGNGVTRRLVDTVQPKWLLCGHSHKAFAVTLEGGGRPATRIACLDQATRPEESVFWLEYEGREVVRAGWGVSGAVAWEPGRRWDLSRLPVVEGEHDGDDAPVGAM; this is encoded by the coding sequence ATGCCGGAGCCCCTCCTGGTTGCCGCCCTGGGCGACGTCCATGGTCGCTTCCACCGCGTGGAGACGTGGTTGGACGCGCTGGAGCAGTCGCGTGGTCGGCCGGTGTCCATGGTGCTCGCGGTGGGGGACGTGGAGGCGTTCCGCCGCGCGGACGACCACCGTCGCAAGGCCGCCAAGCGGACCATGCCCGCGGAGTTCGCCGAGTACGCGGACGGCGTGCGCCGCGTGAAGCGGCCCCTGTATTTCATCGGCGGCAACAACGAGGACTTCGAGGCGCTGCACGACTTCCAGGACGGAGGCGAGCTGGCGCCGGGCGTCACCTACCTGGGCCGCGCCGGCGTGCGTGAGCTGTCGGGGCTGCGCGTGGGCTTCCTGTCCGGCATCCACGCGCCGCGCTTCATCGACCAGCCCTTGAAGCGCCCCGTCACGCAGGACCTGATGAAACAGGCGGGCTACTTCCGCGCCGCGGAGGTCGACCGGGTGATGTTGCTCCGGGACGTGGACCTGATGCTCGTGCACGAGTGGCCCCGAGGCATCGTCCAGCGCGCGCGGGAGGAGAACCCCTCTCCGCCACGGCCGTTGCCCTCGTACTGGATTGGGAATGGCGTGACGCGCCGGCTGGTGGACACGGTGCAGCCGAAGTGGCTCTTGTGTGGGCACTCGCACAAGGCCTTCGCGGTGACGCTGGAGGGGGGCGGCCGCCCCGCGACGCGCATCGCCTGTCTGGACCAGGCCACGCGTCCCGAGGAGTCCGTCTTCTGGCTGGAGTACGAGGGCCGCGAGGTCGTGCGGGCTGGCTGGGGTGTCTCCGGCGCCGTCGCCTGGGAGCCGGGGCGCCGTTGGGATTTGTCCCGGCTGCCCGTGGTGGAGGGAGAGCACGACGGGGATGACGCCCCCGTGGGCGCGATGTAG